Proteins encoded in a region of the Vicia villosa cultivar HV-30 ecotype Madison, WI linkage group LG5, Vvil1.0, whole genome shotgun sequence genome:
- the LOC131604535 gene encoding repetitive proline-rich cell wall protein 2-like gives MSAPKTVQPRQGSQTGSRCIHARGSVRKDGYASGPMFTPKTVQPRQGSQTGSHSTNRKTTFYKPPVEKPPVYKPPIEKPLVYKPPVEKPPIYKPPVYKPPVYKPPIEKPPVYKPPVYKPPVEKPPAYKPPVEKPPVYKSPVEKPPIYKPPVEKPPVYKPPVKKPPVYKFPIYKPPIYKPPVGEPPVCTPQY, from the exons ATGTCCGCACCTAAGACAGTTCAACCTCGCCAAGGCTCTCAAACCGGTTCTCGGTGTATCCATGCAAGGGGCTCTGTCCGCAAAGACGGTTATGCCTCTGGGCCTATGTTCACACCTAAGACAGTTCAACCTCGCCAAGGCTCTCAAACCGGTTCTCACT CCACCAATAGAAAAACCACCTTTTACAAACCTCCAGTAGAGAAACCCCCTGTCTACAAACCACCTATAGAGAAGCCACTTGTCTACAAGCCACCAGTTGAGAAACCTCCTATTTACAAGCCACCTGTCTACAAGCCCCCAGTTTATAAGCCACCTATAGAAAAACCACCTGTTTACAAACCCCCTGTCTACAAGCCACCCGTTGAGAAGCCACCTGCTTACAAGCCACCTGTCGAGAAGCCTCCAGTTTACAAGTCACCAGTTGAAAAACCGCCTATTTACAAACCACCAGTCGAAAAACCTCCTGTATATAAACCACCAGTAAAAAAACCACCTGTTTACAAATTTCCTATTTACAAGCCTCCGATTTATAAACCACCCGTTGGGGAGCCACCGGTTTGCACGCCTCAATACTAG